A region from the Antennarius striatus isolate MH-2024 chromosome 24, ASM4005453v1, whole genome shotgun sequence genome encodes:
- the spry2 gene encoding protein sprouty homolog 2, whose protein sequence is MDSRSQNDSDGGGRRHDSPYDEGRPQTNNVPPDPGLTNGQLPHNRAVLSLDRIRITGSSNEYTEAPAAAQRSPASERGQQKTDLGQQETPEERPNNLRNLPSLTHLGNSNTSIPTREDAPQPLSADSTQTRIRTSAGSTSSLNQRVLGSSTGSRHIIRTQPKRSDLDSEELKPLNDESRAVSTVPGSGSPKTERVHSKCEDCGRCCCPDCRRPQSLPSCWMCGRRCVCSAQNAVEYGTCVCCVKGLFYHCSSDDEDTCADKPFSCTQPYCCVRWTSVSLLSLLFPCLLCYLPAKGCVAVCQSCYDRVTRPGCRC, encoded by the coding sequence ATGGATTCCAGAAGTCAGAACGACAGCGATGGGGGAGGACGACGCCACGACTCGCCGTATGACGAAGGGAGACCGCAAACCAACAATGTCCCGCCAGATCCTGGGTTGACCAACGGGCAGCTGCCCCATAATCGAGCAGTGCTGTCGCTGGATCGGATCAGGATAACCGGGAGCAGTAATGAGTACACGGAAGCCCCCGCGGCGGCGCAAAGGTCTCCAGCCTCTGAGCGTGGGCAACAGAAGACAGACTTGGGGCAACAAGAGACTCCGGAAGAGAGGCCCAATAATCTCCGCAACCTGCCCTCATTGACTCATCTTGGAAACTCAAACACTTCCATCCCTACCAGGGAGGATGCTCCGCAACCGTTGAGTGCAGACTCCACCCAGACTCGCATCAGGACCAGCGCAGGAAGCACTTCCTCTCTGAACCAGAGGGTCTTGGGTAGCTCAACAGGAAGCCGCCACATTATCCGAACCCAACCCAAACGTTCAGATCTCGACTCGGAGGAGCTGAAACCCCTTAACGACGAGTCCAGGGCGGTGTCGACGGTGCCGGGAAGCGGTAGCCCTAAAACCGAACGCGTTCACTCCAAATGCGAGGACTGCGGTCGCTGCTGTTGTCCGGATTGCCGTCGCCCGCAATCGCTTCCTTCCTGTTGGATGTGCGGCCGTCGGTGCGTGTGCTCGGCGCAAAACGCGGTGGAATACGGTACTTGCGTGTGCTGCGTCAAGGGGCTCTTCTACCACTGCTCCAGCGACGACGAGGACACGTGCGCCGACAAGCCGTTCTCGTGCACGCAGCCGTACTGCTGCGTCCGCTGGACCAGCGTGTCGCTGCTCTCCCTGCTCTTCCCCTGCCTCCTGTGCTACCTCCCAGCTAAAGGTTGCGTCGCCGTGTGCCAGAGCTGCTACGACAGGGTCACCCGACCCGGATGTCGATGTTGA